In the Wyeomyia smithii strain HCP4-BCI-WySm-NY-G18 chromosome 2, ASM2978416v1, whole genome shotgun sequence genome, one interval contains:
- the LOC129724036 gene encoding uncharacterized protein LOC129724036, with protein MHCFKILESAPKWQQYNVKETSMKRKLTVVSETSFGGNDYGNGKLQTGEERPKGQKTCKQQLKHQHMLDSTASEIVNATKLLAQVAQEKLTTVTQRNFTLSRMVDHSVMSIDFSKLSEHAKEYYMLEQRRILKEAQSKILANNVTEEEDSMNIEVLLSEEESDGPF; from the exons ATGCACTGCTTTAAAATTCTGGAAAGTGCTCCAAAATGGCAGCAATACAATGTAAAG GAAACATCGATGAAACGGAAGCTAACAGTTGTAAGTGAAACCAGTTTTGGTGGGAACGATTATGGAAATGGTAAACTACAAACTGGTGAAGAGCGTCCCAAAGGACAAAAAACATGTAAGCAGCAGCTGAAGCATCAACACATGCTGGACTCTACCGCATCGGAAATAGTGAACGCGACGAAACTATTAGCGCAGGTGGCCCAAGAAAAACTTACAACCGTCACACAAAGGAATTTTACGCTAAGTAGAATGGTTGACCATTCTGTCATGTCAATAGATTTCAGTAAGTTGAGTGAACATGCAAAAGAATATTACATGCTCGAACAACGACGGATCCTGAAAGAGGCACAATCTAAAATATTAGCCAATAATGTTACCGAAGAGGAAGACAGCATGAATATTGAAGTTTTACTGTCAGAAGAAGAATCAGATGGTCCTTTCTAA